The Deinococcus radiotolerans genome segment AAGGCCCGCGCCACGCCCGGCTGGCGGCGCCGGATGGCTGTCAGGCACACCGCGACCGCCGCGGAGGTCATCATAGCCAGCACGCCGGTCGCGTACGCCGCCGCCTGCGCGTCCACGTTCGCGCGGAACGCCACCGTCACCACGAACGCGATCAGCAGGTAGATCAGCACCAGCGGGCGGTGCAGCCGCGTCCACTCGGGCGCCATGCCGTAGCGGGGCAGGTAACGCGGCACGATGTTCAGCAGGCCCGCCATGGCGCTGGCGCCCGCGAACCACAGGATCAGAATGGTACTCACGTCGTACGCCGTGCCGAACCACTCGCCCAGGTACGTGTGCGCCAGGAACGCCAGCGCGCGCCCATTCGCCTCGCCGCCCGGCTGGAACTGCGCCGCCGGAATCAGCAGGGTGGTCACCAGACTGCTCGTGATCAGGAAGGCACTCATCAGCAGGGCCGCCGTGGTCAGCAGCCGCTTACCGTTGCGGATGCGCCCGGTGGGTTTCTCCTCCGTGTCCCCCTTGTCCCCCTCGATTAGGGGCATGACGACCACGCCCGTCTCGAAGCCCGACAGGCCCAGCGCCAGCTTCGGGAACACCAGCAGCGCCGCGCCGATCAGCGCCAGCGGCGAGCCGAACCCCGCGTGCAGGCTGCCCAGCCAGTTCTGCACTAGGTCCGGCTGGGCCAGGATCACCTGCGCGCCCTTGCCGATCACCACGGCGCTCAGGGCCAGGTACGCCACGACCAGCACCACCGCAATCCCGATGGCCTCCTTGAACCCCTTGAGGAACACGGCGCCCAGCAGCAGCAACAGCAGCAGCGTCACGCCCACCTGATGGCCCTCCAGCGCCGATTTCAGGAACGGGTTCTCGATCAGGTGCGCCGAGGCGTCCGCGGCGGACAGCGTGATCGTGATGATGAATCCGGTCGCCACGAAGCCGATCAGGGACAGCACCAGGAACTTGCTGGGCCAGTACGACAGCAGCCGCTCGAGCATGCTGATTGACCCGTCCCCGTGCGGGCTGTCCTCCGCCACCCGGCGGTACATGGGCAGTGCGCCGAAGAGGGTCACCAGCACCAGCACCAGCGTGGCAAACGGGGACACGGCCCCAGCGGCCAGCGCCGCGATGCCCGGCTGGTAGCCCAGCGTGCTGAAGTAGTCCACCCCGGTCAGGCACATCACCTTCCACCAGGGGTGCTGACGCTCGTGCGCCCTGACCTCACCCTCGGCCTCGTAGAAGCCCTCCTGCTGCGGGTGATCCTCCTGCTGGAGCACCCAGCGGGAGACTTTCTGTGACAGGGGCCTCAGCGGCGAGGACGGCATGACTCGCGGAGTATCCGCCTTTCCCAGCGGAAAAGAAAGGTGCCTCCCCTCACGATCTGGGGGAGGCATCACCCGGCGCCGGGCGCGCACGAGCCTCAGGGCCCGGCGGCGTTTCTCAGGGGTACAGGCCGCGCAGCGCGCGCGCCTCAAGGACGCGGGTGCAGGCCACGATGTATACGGCGGTGCGCAGCGTCACGCCGTGGCGTTCCTTGACGTCCCACAGGCTGCCGAAGGCCTCACTCATGATGCGGTCCAGGCGCTTGTTGATCTCGTCTTCGGTCCAGAAGAACGAGCTGAAGTCCTGCACCCACTCGAAGTACGATACGGTCACGCCGCCCGCGTTGGCCAGCACGTCCGGCACGACCGTCACGCCCCGCTCGGCGAGCAGGTCGTCCGCGGCGGGAATGGTAGGGCCGTTGGCGCCCTCGACGATCAGTTTCGCCTTGATCTGCCCGGCGTTCGCCAGGGTGATCTGCTTTTCCAGCGCGGCGGGAATCATCACGTCGCAGTCCACGCCCCAGAACTCGTCCCGCTTGATTTCTTCGGTACCGGGCAGTTCGGTGATCTTGCCGGTGCGGCGCAGGTGCTCCAGCGCCGCCTTCGGGTCGATCCCGGCGTCGCTGTAGACCGTGCCGGTCACGTCCTGAATGGCGACGATCTTCGCGCCGTGCTCATGGAAGATGCGCGCGGCGGCCTCACCCACGTTCCCGAAGCCCTGCACCGCCACCCGCGCGCCCTGCATGGGCATCCCGAGTTTCTTCATGGCCTCCGCGCCGGTCACGAACACGCCGCGCCCGGTGGCGTCCCCGCGGCCCAGGCTGCCGCCCAGCGACACGGGCTTGCCGGTCACGACGCCGGTCGCGGTGCGGCCCACGTTCATGGAGTACGTGTCCATCATCCACGCCATGGTCTGCGGGTTGGTGTTCACGTCCGGCGCAGGAATGTCCTTCTCCGGCCCAATGATCAGGCCGATCTCGGTGGTGTAACGGCGGGTCAGGCGCTCCAGTTCGCCCGTGCTGTACTTACGCGGGTCAATGCGGATGCCGCCCTTGCCGCCCCCGTACGGGAGGTTCACGGCGGCGTTCTTCACGGTCATCCACGCCGACAGGGCCATGACCTCGCTGAGCGTCACGTCCTGGTGGTAGCGCACGCCACCCTTGGCGGGCCCGCGCGACGTGTTGTGCTGCACGCGGTACCCCTCGAAGTGCGCGACCGTGCCGTCATCAAGGTGGATCGGTACGTCCACGACCAGGATGCGCTTGGGCCGCTTGAGGGTCTCGGCCCAGTAGGCGAGCTTGCCGAGGTACGGCGTGACCCGCTCGACCTGCTCGAGGTAGATCTCGTACGGCCCGATGTTGTTCGGGTCGAGGTAGCTGGGAATGGCGTGCGCGCCGGATTTGGGCCCAGTGCTGTTGGTCGGATCTTGCGTGGCGGTCATGGCAGTGCCTCCAGGAAAGGAGAGGGGGTAGAGGTGGTGGTTCGTCTTCGCCGCGCGGGGCGGCCCGCGCGTGGCCGCTGAATTCAGCGTGCTGGGAAGGCGGTTATGGGTACACGCCGCGCATCACGGTGGCGCTATGCAGGCGGTTCAGGGCCAGGGCGTACGCGGCGGTGCGCACGTCGGTGCCGCGGGTGCGGGCCACCTGCATGACGTCACTGACGGCCACGTTCACGCGCTGGTCGATGGCGGCTTCGATTTCCTCTTCCGTCCAGAAGAAGTTGCTGGCGTCCTGCACCCATTCCAGGTAGTTCACGACCACGCCGCCGATGCTGGCGATCAGGTCGGGAATGACCTGCACGCCCTGGGTGGTCAGGAAGCGTTCTGCTTCAGGCAGCACGGCGCGGTTGGTGGCCTCCACGACGTAGCGGGCGCGGATGGCGTGGGCGTTCCCGGCGTTCACGGTGCCGTAGTCGTAGGCGAGCATCAGGACGTCCACGTCCAGCTCGGTGACCTCGGCGGGGGTGATGTCGGTGGCGAATCCGGCGACGCTGCCGCGTTCCTCGCGGTACGCGGACAGGGCGTCCAGGTCCAGGCCGGAGCTGGCGAAGGTCGCGCCGTCCTGGTCGGACACCGCGATGACCAGGGCGCCCTGCGCGGCGAGGGTCTGCGCGGCGCGGCGGCCCACGTCCCCGAAGCCGTACACGGCGACCTTGGCTCGGCTGAGGCTCTCGCCCCGGTCCTCCAGCACGCGCGCGGCGACCAGTGCGGCGCTGCGGCCCCGGGCGTCCTTGCTGCCGTAGCTGCCGCCCAGCGGGATGGGCTTGCCGACCACGACGCCATTGCTGGTCGTGCCGGTGTTCTCGTTGTACGTGTCGAGCATCCAGGCCATCGCCTGCGCGTCGCTGCCCACGTCGGGCGCGAGGATGTCCTCGTTGTGGCCGATCAGTTCCACCAGTTCGCTGGTGTAGCGGCGCACCACGCCCTCCAGTTCGTGCGGGCTGAGCGTCGCGGGATCGACGTCCACGCCGCCCTTGGCGCCGCCCAGGGGCAGGTCGGCCACGGCGGCCTTGAGGGTCATGATCGCGGCGAGCACCTCGCACTCGTGGGCGTTGACGCCCTCGCGCAGGCGCACGCCGCCCATGCTGGGTCCGCGCGAGGTGCTGTGCACGGTGCGGTAGCCGCGGAACACGCGGATGTTGCCGTCGTCCATGCGCACGGGGAGGTTCACACTGACGGTGCGTTTGGGGTACTTGAAGTACGCGAGGGACTGGTCCGTGACCTCGCAGTGGGGCAGTGCCTGCTGGAGTTGCTCCATGAGGCCCTGCCAGTTGAGTCCTGATGCCCGCATTTGACGGTCTCCTTCCCTTCGGTGGGAATTGGGGTGAAAGGGTGATTGGCTCAGGCGCAGCATACACGCGCCCAGTGAGACGCATAGACAGGCGCGGGGGCCTGACGTCCCACGATGATGTCCAGCCAGCCTCCGAAGTTGTATCCAGTATCCACAGGGGCGTCAACCCCATTTTCTCACGCCAAACACGCGTAAAACCTGAACCGGTTCCACTTCCGGCTCAGCTGCTCCAGGCCTCAGGTACCTGCCGAACGGCAAGGCAGCCCCCCGGCATCACAGGCTCTTGGTCCTGCGCTGTGTCCCAGGCCACCGGACGCGGCAGGCAAGTCTGAACCCGGCCCAAAATAAAGGAGGAGCCGCGTGGGCTCCCCTCCAGCTGACCTCACTCAGCGGCTGCGTTCGATCTCGCGCACCGCCAGCCGTTCCAGCGCGTCCCGCGCGTCCCCGGCGGGCAGCGCCCTCAGCGCGTCCACCGCCAGCCACGCCCGGCGGCGCACCTCGGCGCGGGTTGCCTCGAAGGCCCCCTCCTGCGCCGCCAGGGCCTGCACACGCGCTATGTCCCCCTCATGGGCAGCGCGTCGCTCCAGCACCTCGCGCACCTCGTCCCCGTGAGGCCCGTGCAGCAGATGCAGCAGCGGGAACGTCGCCTTACCCTCGCGCAGGTCACCGCCCACCGGCTTGCCCAGCGTCACCTCATCAGCCGCCAGATCCAGCAGGTCGTCCTGCATCTGGAAGGCCATGCCGTACTCCAGCCCAAACGTGGCCAGCGCCTCACGCTGCGCCGCAGGCGCGCCCAGCAGCACCGCCGGGGCCTCAGCGGCCAGCTGCGTCAGGGCGGCCGTCTTCCCATGAATCACCGTCAGGTAGTGCTCCAGGGCGTACTCCTGATACGCCGCGACCTGAAACTGCAGGACCTCGCCCTCGCAGATCACGCTGGCGGTCTCGCCGAACATGCGGGTTAGGGCCGCGCCGCCCGGCATGCCCGAGAGCAGCCCCAGCAGCCGCGCCAGCATGAAATCGCCACTCATGACGCTCACCACGTTCCCGAAGCGCCGGAACGCCGCCTGCTGCCCCCGCCGCGTATCCGCGTCGTCGATCAGGTCGTCGTGCAGCAGCGACGCAGAGTGCAGCAACTCCACGCACACGCCCAGGTCCCGCACGGCCCCCCAGTCCGCGCGGTCCGGGCCGGCACCCAGCGCCTGCGCCGCCAGCAGCGCAATCGTGGGCCGCACGCGCTTCCCGCCCGCCGCGACCAGGTCATCCCCGATCAGCTCGATGAACTCCACCCGTGACCGCAGCACCTCGCGCAGCCGCGCATCGAACGCCGCATCCGGCAGGCCGAGGGTGAGAAGGCCAGTCATGCGCGCAGTATAGGGAGGACCGGGGCAGCCAAACGTACCACCCCCCCCAGCTTCCGTCCCGGGCATGAAGGCTTCCGCGCCCCGCCGAGCGCTTTGTCCCTCGCAGGTCACATGCTCCTCATGCTACAAAGCAGGGTATGGAAAGTGTCGTTGCTCTGTTCCGCGAACCCCAGCAGGCGCAGGGGGCGCTGCAGACCCTCCTGCAGCGCGGCTTTGACCGTGACCACCTCGGCTTTGCCCTGACCGACGTCGTCGCGCAGGAGGACATCGCGCAGCAGACCGGCGTGAGCCCCGAAGTCGGCCAGCCCGCCGGGTCGGCCGCCGTCATCAAGGGCGCGTGGCTGGGCATCCTGGGCGGCGTGGTCCTGACCGTGCCGATCTGGCTGCTGCTGCTGATCATTCCCATCACCCGCGTCTACGCCCACGGCGGCGTGCTGGGCATCCTGTTCGGCGTGATCGGTGGCGCCGCCCTGGGCGGCCTGTTCGGCGCGCTGGCCGGCAGCGACCACGGCGACTTCGTGAACCTGCTGCGCCGCATGGGCGTCCCCGCCGAGCAGGCCGAGAAGTTCTACGGCGGCATGAAGGGCGGCCACATCATGGTCATCGCCCGCGACCCCAGCGGCGTGCGCGCCGACGAGGCCCTGAGCGTCATGCGCAAGCACGGCGCCGTGAAACTCGAAGACGCGGTGGGCGCCGGACAGCTGCACAGCGAACGCCACTAGAGTCAACCTGCACGCGCGGCCCACTTCTGGTCTTCCAGAGTGGGCCGCGCCCCATGGAGGCCCGGCCCGCAGGGGAGAGCAGCCGCAGCCCGGGCGTTCACCAGAGTCGCTGGTCCTCCAGTGAAGGTGGCCAGGCGGGTCGAGGGCCCATGAGCCGGGGCACGCCCGCTCCTGCGCTGTGTAGGAGACTGTCAGACCCAGCTGGCTACACTGAGGCCATGTTCGGTCGCCGCGTTCCCCCCCATATCGTCTTCGCGTTCAGTCTGCTGCTGGCGGCCCTCTGCGCCTGGGGTGCGTACGCCGGGCTGACCGGCGGGCACGTCCTGTGGGGCGCCGTGGCCGCCGTGCTCGCGGTGTGGTTCACGGTGGACGCCGTCCGTTCCTACGGCTGGGCGCAGACCCGCAGGCGCGAGGACGCCGAGAAGCGCGCCCAGAATCACCCCAACCTCAAGCGCTGACTGGCCCCTCCCGCCGCACCCAGAAGCGCATGGGTTTGGGCGTGTCGTGGCCGTCCCCGCCCAGGTCCGGCCAGGACAGCGTGATGTGCAGGTCCGGCCGCTCCACGTAGCCGCGCGCAGCCCAGAACGCATGCAGAGGCCGGTACGACGCCGGGCGGGTCGGATGATCCGGCGCGCGCTGCACGGCGCAGAACGCGGTGACCCCCAGCCCCAGCGTGCGGGCGTGCGCCTCGCGCCCATCGAAAAACGCGTGCCCCAGGCCCCGGCCGCGGTACTCTGGCCGCAGGACGCTCTCGCCCAGGTACAGCACGTCCGCCGGGTCGAACTCCGGCGCGTGAAATGGCGCGCGGATCTCCGGGGTTTCCTGCGTCAGCGGCAGGGCGCTGCTGGCCCCCACCACCCGCGTCCCGTCGCGCGCCAGGATCATCACGGCGTCCGGCGCGTCCAGGTACGTACGCAGGTAACGCTCCTCGTACGCGGCGCTGCCGCCGTACAGGTAGGGAAACTCGCGGAACACGTCAATGCGCAGTTGCGCCAGGTCCGGCAGGAACGGCGCCAGTGCCGGCCCGCGCACCGCCTGGACGGTCAGGCTCAAGCACCCACCTGCCGGGACCAGTCCGCGAGGTTGTAGTAGTTCGTGACCCGCGCGATCCGCCCGCCGCGCACCTCGAAGAACGCGCCGACCGGCAGCTCGTAGCGCTGGCCACGCGCCTCAGGCAGGCCAGGATCGGTGCGGAGGTACTCGCCGTGAATGACGAACTCCGCGCTGGCGCGCGTGCCATCGGGCGTCGTCATGACGACCAGATCGCGGGCCTGCTCGCGGTAGTGGGCGTCCATCTTGGCCAGAAACGCGCGGAAGGCCTCCAGGCCCACCTGGGTATCGCCCTCATTGATGTCGTGTCGCACGTCCTCCGTCAACAGGGCCAGCATGCCCCCGAAATCGGCGGCATTGAAGGCCGCGTAGTACTGCTCAATCAGGGCGAGGGTATCGCGGTGCATGCCTGCACCATACCGCGCAGTCTGCGCGCGGCCCCTCTATGTCCCGCGGTCCGGAAGCGTCTGGTGTCGCTGCACGTGCGGCCTCTTCATGGGACATTCAGGGAAAAAACAGAGGTTTTTCATGAAAACGCATCACCCTTCAGGCAGTCGTCAGGCCAATCCGGGCCGACTGAAAGAAATTCACGCGCTTGACAGCCGGGAATCTGCTACTTTAGGAACACTTTATTCAGCAGTAATCGTGACACCCTGCCCGGGAAGCGGCCCACTGGAGGAACCTCGCGTGAAAGCTCTGCGCTACATCATCACCCGCCCCTGCCTACAGGAAGGCAGCCTGCGCCTCCTCAAGTACCTGGAGGGCACCTTCCCCAGCGCCGGGCCCGTCGTGCTGGTCGATGATCACGGCCAGGAACACCACGCCCAGGTGGACCTCCAGCGCCGCGCCGTCACCGGGTTGGGCAGCCTGTACCACGCGCAGAACCTCGGCGTGAACGACGTGCTGATGATCACGCCCCTCACCCCGGGCCGCTTCCAGGTGGACTCCATCGTCAAACCCCACGCGCCCCCACCCGCGCCCCGCCGCGAGCAGCCCAAAGCGCCGGAAACGCGCCGCGTGGTCGTGGCCACCACGCCCCACGTGCGCGAGGTGCGCCTTCAGGAAGTGCGCGCCCCACTGGCCCTGAGCGCCGAACCCACCAGCACCCGGGCCGCCCCCTCCGAGCCGACCGCCCCCACTGAACGGCCCACGCCAGAGCCCGCCCCCCGCGTCACCACGCCGGCCCAGGCTGCCGTCCCGCTCGCCGCGCGCCCTGCCCCCACCAAACCCACCGTGCGGCCCCTGGACGTGCGCTTCGACGCGCCCCGCCAGCCCCAGCCCAGCCCGCCCCCCGCCCCCATCAGGAGCCGCGACGACGCCGCGCACCTGGCCGAACTGGCCCGCCTGACTGGCTACCGCCTGGAAGACCTGGGCAGCGGCGTGCTGCGCCTGAACGCCGAACTGGGCGCTCACAGCTACGCCGTGCTGATCGCCACCAGCGAGGCCGCCGTGCGCGCCGACGCCTGGAAGGAACGCGCCGACTACTGCGTCCTCCTGACCGGCGAGGCCGACCGCGCCGTGAATACCCCCCGCCTGACCCGCGAGGCCCTGGAAGCCCTGACCGAACACGCCCAGCTGGCCCCCCTCACCCCGGTGGACCTGCGCGGCTATTGGAAGGCCGGCAGCGTGGACCTCGAGGCCGCGGCCAGCGTCGCGGAACTCGTGGGCGCGCACCTCGCGCAGCGCGGCGCGTTCAGCGCGGTCCTGCTGACCCTGGCGCAGCAGCCCGCGCATTCCCTGGTCAGCGTGCAGCGCCTCGCCGAGCGGCTGGGCAGCGGCGTGAACTACGCCGAGCTGGGCAGCATCCTCGACACCCTGACCCGCGCGCCCTTCCTGGCCCTGACGCCCCTGCCCGGCGGCCAGTACCTGCTGCGCAGCGGCGTCACCGACCTGCTGAGCGAACTGGCCGAATACGCCGAGGGCCTGCGCCGCCGCACCCGCGTCCCCCTGCGCGAAGCCGTGCCCGCCTGACCCGAACCCCGCACACGATCCGCCCCGCACCGCGCCCCTACACTGGCGCGGTGCCTGACTTCACCCCCGCCGAACTGACCCGCGTCCGCTCGGCCCTGCTCGGCTGGTTCGACCGGAACGGCCGTGACCTGCCCTGGCGTCACGGCCCCGAAGGGCGCCGCGACCCCTACCGCGCCTGGGTGGCCGAGGTGCTCCTCCAGCAGACACAGGTCGCGCGGGGCCTGACGTACTACCAGCGCTTCCTGGACAGTTTCCCCACCGTGCACGCCCTGGCCGCCGCGCCCCAGGAGGCCGTGCTGAAAGCCTGGGAGGGCTGCGGGTACTACGCCCGCGCCCGCAACCTGCACCGCGCCGCGCAGCACGTCGCCGCCCACGGCTACCCGCACGACCACGCGGGCTGGCTGGCCCTGCCCGGCGTGGGCCCCTACACCGCCGCCGCCCTGAGCAGCCTCACGCAGAACGCCGCGCACGCCGTGAACGACGGCAACGTCCGCCGCGTCCTGGCCCGACTGCACGCCCACCCCCAGCCCACGCCCGCCTGGGTGCAGGCCCACGCCGACACCCTGCTGGACCCAGACCGGCCCGGCGCGTGGAACGAAGCGGTCATGGACCTCGGCGCGACCATCTGCACCCCGAAAGCGCCGCAGTGCCACCGCTGCCCACTGAGCCCCTGGTGCCAGGCCGCCGCGCTGGGCACCCCCACCGCCTACCCCGCCCCGAAACCCCGCCCGGCCGTGCAGGACCTGCACGCCGTGGCCGTCCTGATCGGCACCCCGGAGCACGCCGCGCTGGAAGAACGCACCGGCACGCTGCTGGGCGGCCTGATGGGCCTGCCCAGCCAGAGCTTCGACCCCGCCCAGCCCGCCGCGCAGGCGCAGGCCATCGCGGCGCTGTGCAATCGCCTGCACGCCACCCCGGGCGAGACCCTGGGACAGGTCACGCACGCCATGACCCACCGCCGCGTCACCCTGCACGTCTACCGCGCCACCGGCGGCCCCGCGCCGCAGGACGTCTCCCGCGCCGCCCTGTCCCGCCTGGACCGCAAGGCCCTGAACCTCATGACGCCCCTCCTGACCCCACCCACCTGACCACCCCCCCAGCCGCGCCGGGAGGCTGTCAGAATCCTGTGATGACCTGCGCCCTCATGCATCTTTCCGCGGACGCGCGCCTGAACGCACACAGTAGACTGGCCCCGTGAAGTCCCTTCCCGCCGCCCAGCTGGCTCTCCGGACCGTTCAGACCGTCAGGAACACCGTCCGCAGCGCCCTGGTCTGGGGTTACGAGCAGCGGCTCGCCCGCGAGGTCCGCACCCACGGCCGACTCCCACAGCACCTGGGCCTGATCCTCGACGGCAACCGCCGCTTCGCCCGCGCCAGCGGCCTGCAACGCGAACTCGGGCAC includes the following:
- a CDS encoding APC family permease, producing the protein MPSSPLRPLSQKVSRWVLQQEDHPQQEGFYEAEGEVRAHERQHPWWKVMCLTGVDYFSTLGYQPGIAALAAGAVSPFATLVLVLVTLFGALPMYRRVAEDSPHGDGSISMLERLLSYWPSKFLVLSLIGFVATGFIITITLSAADASAHLIENPFLKSALEGHQVGVTLLLLLLLGAVFLKGFKEAIGIAVVLVVAYLALSAVVIGKGAQVILAQPDLVQNWLGSLHAGFGSPLALIGAALLVFPKLALGLSGFETGVVVMPLIEGDKGDTEEKPTGRIRNGKRLLTTAALLMSAFLITSSLVTTLLIPAAQFQPGGEANGRALAFLAHTYLGEWFGTAYDVSTILILWFAGASAMAGLLNIVPRYLPRYGMAPEWTRLHRPLVLIYLLIAFVVTVAFRANVDAQAAAYATGVLAMMTSAAVAVCLTAIRRRQPGVARAFGVISAIFVYTSAVTIFSNPQGLLIALLFIVLILAVGISSRISRSFELRVSQVQFDDAAIQVLKTHPIRPLRFVCHHPGRSAESEYSKQELRVRQMVHLPEDEPFLFLEVEVDDASEFTDVVEVTGLNVGPYSILRARGSSIPNTIAAVMLTLRKKGAPPQVYMRWTEESPLQLALDFVIGGRGDVPPLTREILRRAEPDRDRRPIVHVGG
- a CDS encoding Glu/Leu/Phe/Val family dehydrogenase, producing the protein MTATQDPTNSTGPKSGAHAIPSYLDPNNIGPYEIYLEQVERVTPYLGKLAYWAETLKRPKRILVVDVPIHLDDGTVAHFEGYRVQHNTSRGPAKGGVRYHQDVTLSEVMALSAWMTVKNAAVNLPYGGGKGGIRIDPRKYSTGELERLTRRYTTEIGLIIGPEKDIPAPDVNTNPQTMAWMMDTYSMNVGRTATGVVTGKPVSLGGSLGRGDATGRGVFVTGAEAMKKLGMPMQGARVAVQGFGNVGEAAARIFHEHGAKIVAIQDVTGTVYSDAGIDPKAALEHLRRTGKITELPGTEEIKRDEFWGVDCDVMIPAALEKQITLANAGQIKAKLIVEGANGPTIPAADDLLAERGVTVVPDVLANAGGVTVSYFEWVQDFSSFFWTEDEINKRLDRIMSEAFGSLWDVKERHGVTLRTAVYIVACTRVLEARALRGLYP
- a CDS encoding Glu/Leu/Phe/Val family dehydrogenase — its product is MRASGLNWQGLMEQLQQALPHCEVTDQSLAYFKYPKRTVSVNLPVRMDDGNIRVFRGYRTVHSTSRGPSMGGVRLREGVNAHECEVLAAIMTLKAAVADLPLGGAKGGVDVDPATLSPHELEGVVRRYTSELVELIGHNEDILAPDVGSDAQAMAWMLDTYNENTGTTSNGVVVGKPIPLGGSYGSKDARGRSAALVAARVLEDRGESLSRAKVAVYGFGDVGRRAAQTLAAQGALVIAVSDQDGATFASSGLDLDALSAYREERGSVAGFATDITPAEVTELDVDVLMLAYDYGTVNAGNAHAIRARYVVEATNRAVLPEAERFLTTQGVQVIPDLIASIGGVVVNYLEWVQDASNFFWTEEEIEAAIDQRVNVAVSDVMQVARTRGTDVRTAAYALALNRLHSATVMRGVYP
- a CDS encoding polyprenyl synthetase family protein; amino-acid sequence: MTGLLTLGLPDAAFDARLREVLRSRVEFIELIGDDLVAAGGKRVRPTIALLAAQALGAGPDRADWGAVRDLGVCVELLHSASLLHDDLIDDADTRRGQQAAFRRFGNVVSVMSGDFMLARLLGLLSGMPGGAALTRMFGETASVICEGEVLQFQVAAYQEYALEHYLTVIHGKTAALTQLAAEAPAVLLGAPAAQREALATFGLEYGMAFQMQDDLLDLAADEVTLGKPVGGDLREGKATFPLLHLLHGPHGDEVREVLERRAAHEGDIARVQALAAQEGAFEATRAEVRRRAWLAVDALRALPAGDARDALERLAVREIERSR
- a CDS encoding GNAT family N-acetyltransferase, translating into MSLTVQAVRGPALAPFLPDLAQLRIDVFREFPYLYGGSAAYEERYLRTYLDAPDAVMILARDGTRVVGASSALPLTQETPEIRAPFHAPEFDPADVLYLGESVLRPEYRGRGLGHAFFDGREAHARTLGLGVTAFCAVQRAPDHPTRPASYRPLHAFWAARGYVERPDLHITLSWPDLGGDGHDTPKPMRFWVRREGPVSA
- a CDS encoding ketosteroid isomerase-related protein — translated: MHRDTLALIEQYYAAFNAADFGGMLALLTEDVRHDINEGDTQVGLEAFRAFLAKMDAHYREQARDLVVMTTPDGTRASAEFVIHGEYLRTDPGLPEARGQRYELPVGAFFEVRGGRIARVTNYYNLADWSRQVGA
- the mutY gene encoding A/G-specific adenine glycosylase translates to MPDFTPAELTRVRSALLGWFDRNGRDLPWRHGPEGRRDPYRAWVAEVLLQQTQVARGLTYYQRFLDSFPTVHALAAAPQEAVLKAWEGCGYYARARNLHRAAQHVAAHGYPHDHAGWLALPGVGPYTAAALSSLTQNAAHAVNDGNVRRVLARLHAHPQPTPAWVQAHADTLLDPDRPGAWNEAVMDLGATICTPKAPQCHRCPLSPWCQAAALGTPTAYPAPKPRPAVQDLHAVAVLIGTPEHAALEERTGTLLGGLMGLPSQSFDPAQPAAQAQAIAALCNRLHATPGETLGQVTHAMTHRRVTLHVYRATGGPAPQDVSRAALSRLDRKALNLMTPLLTPPT